A stretch of the Geovibrio thiophilus genome encodes the following:
- the galE gene encoding UDP-glucose 4-epimerase GalE gives MKNIIVAGGAGYIGSHMVKMLSLAGFNPVTVDNLSTGHRDAVLYGDFEECDIADSVRMGRIFEKYNPSAVMHFAAFSLVGESVEKPEKYYRNNVTGTLNLLETMRRHACDRFIFSSTAAVFGNPDYLPIDEKHPKEPVNPYGRTKLVIEQVLGDYAKAYGLKYVVFRYFNAAGHDESGQLKERHSPETHLIPLVVQAAKGERAHIAVYGNDYDTPDGTCVRDYIHVIDLCAAHLAGVKYLEDGGAPEDFNLGNGSGFSVKEIIDKVKLVSGMDFKVKTEGRRAGDPASLVAHSAKARRILGWQPEYIDIEDIIKTVWKTA, from the coding sequence ATGAAAAACATAATAGTTGCGGGCGGCGCCGGATATATCGGTTCGCACATGGTGAAAATGCTCAGTTTGGCGGGGTTTAATCCTGTCACTGTCGATAACTTATCCACCGGACACCGTGATGCGGTGCTTTACGGTGATTTTGAGGAGTGCGACATAGCTGATTCCGTCCGTATGGGCAGAATTTTTGAGAAATACAACCCCTCCGCGGTTATGCACTTTGCGGCGTTCTCTCTCGTGGGAGAATCCGTTGAAAAACCTGAAAAATACTACCGCAACAATGTGACCGGCACCCTGAATCTACTTGAGACCATGCGCAGGCACGCCTGCGACAGATTTATTTTCAGCTCCACTGCCGCGGTTTTCGGAAACCCTGACTATCTGCCCATAGATGAAAAGCATCCGAAGGAGCCGGTAAATCCCTACGGCAGAACCAAGCTGGTTATCGAGCAGGTATTGGGCGACTATGCCAAGGCGTACGGTCTGAAATATGTTGTATTCAGATATTTTAACGCCGCAGGGCATGACGAATCAGGTCAGCTGAAGGAGCGCCACAGCCCCGAAACTCACCTTATCCCTCTTGTTGTTCAGGCGGCTAAGGGTGAGAGGGCGCACATTGCGGTTTACGGCAATGATTACGATACGCCGGACGGAACCTGTGTGAGGGACTATATACATGTAATTGACCTATGTGCGGCGCATCTGGCGGGGGTAAAGTATCTGGAGGACGGCGGTGCCCCGGAGGATTTCAACCTAGGCAACGGCAGCGGGTTTTCTGTCAAAGAGATTATAGATAAAGTTAAGCTTGTCAGCGGTATGGATTTTAAAGTAAAAACCGAAGGCAGAAGAGCGGGCGATCCTGCTTCTTTGGTTGCCCACAGCGCCAAGGCGAGACGCATCCTAGGCTGGCAGCCGGAATACATTGATATTGAGGATATAATAAAAACCGTCTGGAAAACGGCTTAA